From Aedes albopictus strain Foshan chromosome 1, AalbF5, whole genome shotgun sequence, one genomic window encodes:
- the LOC115264414 gene encoding uncharacterized protein LOC115264414, giving the protein MEEQQVAAAEQIVDHTSENVASSVNQKLRPVDNGKPEMLWRSDDCNHHPDDFCYICGYFITRTTTKHTLRKDTKLYEAYKQYFNIEVEHQDKQWVPHYACHNCTRRLHGWYQGENRLMEFAVPRIWHSPSNHQTDCYFCVVNLASGQKKSTYPDIPSSRAPIPHSAERPIPQRTCETAVSTTTISTVSGSSVPSSESLQLQGGVLNIPHYPNQTEINDLIRDLALPKNKSELLLSRLKQWSLLDESVRITSQRTRDEEFSSYYTSEDGICFCRDIEGLFSEIGIPLIVRDWRLFIDGSSKSLKVVLLHNRVKSEQYPSLPIAHSILLKESYATTKLLFNKIQYEKFGWEVIGDFKMIGFLIGLQGGYTKFPCFLCLWDSRDTENHYKIKNWEIRAQYKIGEKNVKNDPVVNMEKILMPPLHIKLGLIKQFVKALNKDSESFKFITKLFPKLSEAKITAGVFTGPQVKKLIKSESFPKLLNEKEKAAWKSFRDIVQGFLGNNRDPRYEAIVHELMKNFETMGCRMSLKVHILHSHLDKFKENMGVYSEEQGERFHQDIKHMEQRYQCQATSKMMGDYVWSLMRDTTTEYTRQPISKLHF; this is encoded by the exons ATGGAAGAACAACAAGTGGCAGCAGCTGAACAGATCGTCGATCATACTTCAGAAAACGTTGCATCAAGTGTTAATCAGAAATTACGGCCTGTTGACAATGGCAAACCAGAG ATGCTTTGGCGATCTGATGACTGCAATCATCATCCAGATGATTTTTGTTACATTTGTGGTTACTTTATTACCAGGACAACAACCAAACATACATTGCGAAAAGATACCAAGTTATATGAAGCATACAAGCAATATTTCAACATCGAAGTCGAACATCAAGATAAACAGTGGGTGCCACATTATGCCTGTCATAATTGCACAAGACGGTTGCATG GTTGGTACCAAGGAGAAAACAGATTAATGGAAtttgctgtgcctcggatttggcaTTCACCTTCAAATCATCAAACCGACTGTTATTTTTGTGTTGTGAATTTGGCTAGTGGTCAAAAAAAGTCAACTTACCCTGATATCCCTTCATCACGTGCGCCAATTCCACATTCCGCTGAACGCCCCATACCTCAACGTACCTGTGAAACGGCTGTTAGTACCACTACAATATCGACAGTTAGTGGAAGTTCTGTCCCAAGTAGTGAGTCTTTACAACTTCAAGGAGGAGTGCTCAATATTCCACATTATCCGAATCAAACGGAAATAAATGATTTGATTCGTGACCTTGCACTCCCTAAAAACAAAAGCGAATTATTGTTATCTAGGCTGAAGCAATGGAGTTTGCTGGATGAATCCGTCAGAATAACATCCCAGAGAACTCGCGATGAAGAGTTTTCCTCCTATTACACCAGCGAAGATGGAATTTGCTTTTGTAGAGATATCGAGG GTCTATTTTCTGAAATCGGCATTCCATTGATTGTAAGAGACTGGCGGCTCTTTATTGATGGCTCTTCAAAAAGTTTGAAGGTTGTGCTACTGCACAACCGCGTAAAAAGCGAGCAGTACCCATCTCTACCCATTGCACACTCCATTCTCCTGAAAGAAAGTTATGCCACAACAAAATTGTTATTCAACaaaattcagtatgaaaaatttggtTGGGAGGTAATAGGCGACTTTAAAATGATTGGTTTCCTAATTGGATTACAAGGAGGGTATACTAAATTCCCTTGTTTCCTGTGCCTGTGGGACAGCAGAGACACAGAGAACCActataaaattaaaaattgggaAATCAGAGCCCAATACAAAATCggcgaaaaaaatgttaaaaacgatCCAGTAGTGAACATGGAAAAAATTTTAATGCCACCTCTTCATATAAAACTTGGTTTGATTAAGCAATTCGTGAAAGCATTGAATAAGGATTCGGAATCATTTAAGTTTATAACAAAACTGTTTCCGAAACTTTCCGAGGCAAAAATAACTGCCGGTGTTTTTACAGGACCACAAGTAAAAAAACTTATAAAATCGGAATCGTTTCCGAAATTATTGAATGAGAAAGAAAAGGCAGCCTGGAAAAGCTTTCGAGATATAGTtcaaggatttttagggaataatcGTGATCCAAGATATGAGGCCATAGTACATGAACTGATGAAAAATTTTGAAACCATGGGGTGTCGAATGTCACTAAAGGTGCACATTCTTCATTCTCATTTGgataaatttaaagaaaatatgggtGTATACTCAGAGGAACAAGGCGAACGTTTTCATCAAGATATAAAACATATGGAGCAACGATATCAGTGCCAAGCAACATCGAAAATGATGGGTGATTATGTGTGGAGTCTCATGCGAGACACAACAACGGAGTATACGCGTCAACCTATTTCGAAATTGCATTTTTAA